One Dictyostelium discoideum AX4 chromosome 3 chromosome, whole genome shotgun sequence genomic region harbors:
- the ctrB gene encoding solute carrier family 7 member protein: MGNLSNYFNDFVETSKRKKSVYQLRLELATDEISTSEPSPSTGTNDTSMKNEDLFNLENQTSTLNGSSSVSITNGNGGGTKGLKKCLNVTDLLAFGVGSIIGAGIFVLTGYAAHEKAGPAIVISYLVAGICCGLSGLCYAEFASRIPCSGSTYSYSYIMVGELIAWIVGWDLTLEYMIASASVGRGWSGYLGSIINSSGGKLPHPIAPVYLADGFSVDIIAFLSIMILSLIIAMGMKESARFNKIFVVIKIAIIIFVIVLGSVYADTSNWDNFAPYGAKGIFNAAAITFFAYLGFDGVCNVAEEVENPQRDLPIGILGSLGISTVLYIGTAGVLTLLVPYHLIDVEAPLSVAFDNIGLKWASIIVAIGAFAGLTTAQLGGLISQPRLYYSLSRDGLLPKWFGEIHPRFKTPFNATMFTGVCCATISLFVNIDILADMVSIGTLLSFTLVSTCVLILRYPKPRTISESTARYPINKFPLFLQSSATLVPIIVVLAAITSLGYVKSLHWAVILVFGFFGVLFSSIPFFFNETQETILSSSKKTFLCPLVPFIPILSIWANMYLMVSLSWGTWVRLVVWLFIGLLIYIFYGRKNSKLGKEQQQILEDDYSPNLMEMNKFESTTLGNSTNSCSIENNNNENNSNNNNNNNNNENNNLDSDDNDDENENSGNSSGSGGMPLSSNDVLDDTFPDDPNNNKNEISTKKSERQPLSPGIKSTTPKQKTPSSLSPSTLSPRIKQTISNIKDHFDLNNNNNNNNDNNKFETLDSSD, encoded by the coding sequence atgggtaatttatcaaattattttaatgattttgttgaaacatcaaaaagaaagaaaagtgTTTATCAATTAAGACTTGAATTAGCCACTGATGAAATCTCAACAAGTgaaccatcaccatcaacagGAACCAATGATACTTCTATGAAAAAtgaagatttatttaatttagagAATCAAACATCAACTTTAAATGGATCATCATCAGTATCAATAAccaatggtaatggtggtggtactAAAGGacttaaaaaatgtttaaatgtTACAGATTTATTGGCATTTGGAGTTGGTAGTATTATTGGAGCTGGTATTTTTGTATTGACTGGATATGCTGCACATGAAAAAGCTGGACCAGCAATTGTAATCTCTTATTTGGTTGCTGGTATATGTTGTGGTTTATCAGGATTATGTTATGCGGAATTTGCATCAAGAATACCATGTTCAGGAAGCACATACTCTTATAGTTATATTATGGTAGGAGAATTGATTGCATGGATAGTTGGATGGGATTTAACATTGGAATATATGATTGCAAGTGCAAGTGTTGGTAGAGGTTGGTCTGGATATTTAggtagtattattaatagtagtggtggtaaatTGCCTCACCCAATTGCACCTGTTTATCTAGCTGATGGATTTTCAGTGGATATTATTGCATTTTTAAGTATTATGATTCTATCATTAATCATTGCAATGGGTATGAAAGAATCAGCAAGattcaataaaatatttgtgGTAATTAAAATagcaattattattttcgtGATTGTATTGGGTTCAGTTTATGCAGATACATCCAATTGGGACAATTTCGCACCATATGGTGCAAAAGGTATTTTCAACGCAGCTGCCATTACATTCTTTGCCTACTTGGGATTTGATGGTGTTTGTAACGTAGCGGAAGAGGTAGAGAATCCACAAAGAGATTTACCAATTGGTATATTGGGTTCATTGGGTATTTCAACGGTTTTATATATTGGAACAGCAGGTGTACTTACATTATTGGTACCTTATCATTTGATTGATGTCGAAGCACCACTTTCAGTTGCATTTGATAACATTGGATTGAAATGGGCATCGATTATAGTTGCAATTGGTGCATTTGCAGGTTTAACAACCGCTCAATTGGGTGGACTCATTAGTCAACCACGTTTGTATTATTCGCTAAGTAGAGATGGTTTGCTACCAAAATGGTTCGGTGAAATTCATCCAAGATTTAAAACACCATTCAATGCAACTATGTTCACTGGTGTTTGCTGTGCCACAATTTCCTTGTTTgtaaatattgatattttggCTGATATGGTTTCAATTGGTACATTACTTTCATTTACATTGGTTAGCACTTGTGTATTGATTTTAAGATATCCAAAACCAAGAACAATATCAGAATCAACTGCACGTTAcccaattaataaattcccATTGTTTTTACAATCTTCAGCAACCCTTGTACCAATTATTGTGGTTTTAGCAGCAATAACATCATTGGGTTATGTTAAAAGTTTACATTGGGCTGTAATTTTAGTATTTGGTTTCTTTGGTGTTTTATTTAGTTCAATACCATTCTTTTTCAATGAAACTCAAGAAACCATCTTATCAAGTTCAAAGAAAACTTTCCTATGTCCATTAGTACCATTTATTCCAATTCTATCAATTTGGGCAAACATGTACTTAATGGTTAGTTTATCATGGGGTACTTGGGTACGTCTTGTCGTTTGGTTATTCATTGgacttttaatttatattttctatGGAagaaaaaatagtaaattaggtaaagaacaacaacaaattctaGAAGATGATTATAGTCCAAATCTAATggaaatgaataaatttgaaagtaCAACACTTGGTAATAGTACAAATAGTTGTAgtatagaaaataataataatgaaaataatagtaataataataataataataataataatgaaaataataatttagatagtgatgataatgatgatgaaaatgaaaactCTGGAAATAGTAGTGGTTCAGGTGGAATGCCATTATCTTCAAATGATGTTTTAGATGATACATTCCCTGATGatcctaataataataaaaatgaaatttcaactAAAAAATCTGAAAGACAACCATTATCACCTGGTATAAAATCTACAAcaccaaaacaaaaaacaccCTCTTCACTTTCACCTTCAACTTTATCACCAAGAATTAAacaaacaatttcaaatattaaagatcattttgatttaaataataataataataataataatgataataataaatttgaaacatTGGATTCTAGTGattaa